Proteins encoded within one genomic window of Eriocheir sinensis breed Jianghai 21 unplaced genomic scaffold, ASM2467909v1 Scaffold662, whole genome shotgun sequence:
- the LOC126993734 gene encoding uncharacterized protein LOC126993734 has product MLSVCIPTHTASLSPPPLPEFDEKPQDVTVMEGERTGFPCALDTMPAPSIKGFRNSHPLKPDSRMTRLPSGALEIENVAMPGSIAAKPTRARCPSKPHSQSRKPTPCGTPSGPCSLLSQSPR; this is encoded by the exons ATGCTCTCTGTGtgcatccccacacacacagcctcgcTCTCTCCCCCACCACTGCCAGAGTTTGATGAGAAGCCTCAGGACGTGACGGTCATGGAGGGGGAGCGCACTGGGTTCCCGTGTGCCCTGGACACCATGCCGGCGCCCTCCATCAAGGGGTTCAGGAACAGTCACCCGCTGAAGCCAGACTCACGAATGACACGCCTTCCATCTG GTGCCTTAGAAATAGAGAATGTAGCCATGCCGGGGAGTATTGCTGCCAAGCCAACAAGAGCAAGGTGTCCCAGCAAGCCACACTCACAGTCAAGGAAGCCTACGCCCTGCGGGACCCCCAGCGGCCCGTGCTCACTGCTCAGCCAAAGTCCACGATAG